AAGACATCTACAAGATTTACTGTGAAAGCTTTAAAGGCGCAGAGCACCTGAAGCAAATCGAAGCCGAAGCGCAGCAGATCGTCAATCAAGTCTTTGCCGACGCGGGTTTATAAGCTGCAACCTACTTGCCTCAATATCAACCCCAGAGCTCAGCTCTGGGGTTTTTGTTACCAGTACATAAGCATCGAGAATCTCTACTCGGTGGGATAAATCCTCATGTTTATCCATGCGGCCAGTTGTCTGGCACGATAAACCAGAACTGACCATTTCGGCTTTGGGCGTGGATAAAGCGTTTTTGCGGCTTTTCGACTGCGGGCGCGTCAGCCGCTGCCATGCCGCCGGCCGCCCAATTCGCTTTCGATAACTCATACAGTGGTTGGTTGATTTGCGGCCATTGGTGGGCGAAACACCAATAACCGGCGATAGTGTTTGGGTTGATTGGATAGCCAAGACAATGGGTCGGTATGTCTTGTGGCAAAAAAGGGTTGATGTACAAACGGCCTTGCATGAGTAAGCGTGGTTGGCTGTCTTGATACTGTCCGTATTGTTGCAAAAAAGCCGTCGAAGAGCTCATCTTAAGCTGATGATTGAGCATGTGATCGAGTTTTTTGTCCAAGCGATCTTGGGCGTTGGGGCCATACCATTTGCCGTCTAGCAGCAGATAAAACTTAATCGCCACTTCCCAGTGCTCAAATTGACCACTTTCTCGGTTAAGCAAAAGAAAATCTAACGCACCAAGCGTCTTCCCATTGCTTTGAAGTTGCACTTCTTCGAGCTCAATCTGGTACTGGGTCGACTGTCGCAACAGTTTTGAGCACAGGTACTGATAGAGAAAACCAAGCCGAGCATTTCCTTGATAAGGTTCGATATCGTTTGGCACCGTTGCGTTTAAGTGGGAGACGCTGACAAAAGGTAAACGGGTCTCAAATAACGAGGGTGAGGAGGTAATCCATTGATAAAATCGCGTAACAGAGCTCATCGTTGATCCACAATGTCGATATTGAGCGACCATTGTATTGCTTATTGGCTTGAGTATACACTTTGCGGTGAAGACAAAATCTGGATGTGAAGATGAACAACTTAGAACTGGAAAAAATTCTTAACGATAAGCTTTCCGCATCGCTAATAAAAGATTACTGCCCAAATGGTTTACAGGTGGAAGGGAAAGCGGAAATCCGCAAAGTGATTACTGGCGTAACGGCTTCTCAAGCTTTGATAGAGCAAGCGGTCGAGAAAGGCGCCGATGCCGTGTTAGTCCATCACGGCTATTTTTGGAAAGGCGAGCCAGAGCCCATTCGAGGCATGAAAGGAAATCGCATTCGCACCCTGATGCGGCACGACATCAATCTATTGGCGTATCACTTACCACTCGATATCCATCCACAACTAGGCAACAATGCACAACTGGCCAATCTACTCGATATCGAAGTCGAAGGTGGATTGGAAGGGCACGCCCAATCCGTGGCTATGTTTGGCCGTTTGCGACAAGCGATGAGGGCCGAGGCGTTTGCAGACAAGATCACTCGAACTCTATCGCGTCAGCCACTGCATATCGCGTCAGAACGTGGACAACGCATTGAAACGATTGGTTGGTGTACTGGCGGTGGGCAAGATTTTATTGAACTGGCCGCTCAACGGGGTTTGGATGCTTATCTCTCTGGAGAAATTTCAGAGCGCACGACCTACAGCGCGCGTGAAATGGGGATTCACTACTTTTCGGCTGGGCATCATGCTACCGAACGTTATGGCATCAAAGCTCTAGGCGAATGGTTAACGCAAGAGCACGGTTTAGACGTTGAATTCATCGATATCGACAATCCAGTATAAAGCGCTGGAACGGTCAAAAAGAGAAAGGGCTGAGACTTGCATCTCAACCCTTGATTTTTATTCAACCTGTTATTGGCGCTCGTGCATAGGTTTGAAATCGCGCTGCTCTTCACCAGTATAGAGCTGGCGAGGACGGCCAATGCGATTGAGTGGATCGCTGTGCATTTCGTTCCAATGCGCAATCCAGCCGATAGTGCGCGAGATGGCGAAGATAACGGTAAACATTGAGACAGGAATACCGATCGCTTTGAGGATAATACCTGAGTAGAAGTCTACGTTCGGGTACAGCTTCTTAGAGACAAAGTATTCGTCTGACAGGGCAATGCGCTCAAGCTCCATCGCGACATCCAAGAGCGGATCTTTGATGTTGAGCTCTTTTAGCACTTCGTGACAGGTTTCACGCATCACGGTTGCACGTGGGTCGTAATTCTTATACACGCGGTGACCAAAGCCCATCAGACGGAATGGATCGTCCTTGTCCTTCGCGCGTTCCACGTACATTGGGATGTTATCGACCGAGCCGATCTCTTCCAACATCTTCAGACACGCCTCATTGGCACCACCGTGAGCAGGACCCCATAGAGAAGCAATACCTGCGGCAATACACGCAAACGGGTTTGCCCCCGAAGAGCCAGCGAGACGCACGGTGGAAGTTGAAGCGTTTTGTTCGTGATCTGCATGCAGAGTAAAGATTTTATCCATTGCACGCGCGACGACTGGGTTCACTTCGTATTCTTCACATGGGTTTGCAAACATCATGTGCAGGAAGTTTTCAGCGTAAGTCAGGTCATTGCGTGGATAGATAAAAGGCTGACCAATCGAATATTTGTAACACATGGCCGCCAGCGTTGGCATTTTAGACAGCAGACGATAAGCGGTGATTTCTCGGTGCAAATCGTTATTGATGTCTAAAGAGTCATGATAGAAGGCTGCCAGAGCGCCGACCACGCCACACATCACCGCCATTGGGTGAGCGTCACGACGGAAGCCATGGAAGAAGCTGGCAATCTGTTCGTGCACCATAGTGTGACGTGTCACGGTTGTTCTGAATTTCTCGTATTCCTCACGTGTAGGGGCTTCACCGTAAAGTAGAATATAACAAACCTCTAAGTAATCAGCGTTGTTGGCTAACTGATCAATAGGGAACCCGCGGTGCAAAAGAATACCTTTGCCGCCGTCGATGTATGTTATTTGCGATTCACAAGATGCAGTGGCAAGAAAACCGGGGTCAAATGTGAAATAGCCGTTTGCTCCCAGTGTACGAACATCAATTACAGGGGTACCTAGTGCACCTTCCATAATTGGCAGTTCGATTGGCGCTTTGCCTTCGATGTGAAGGGTAGCTTTCTTATCTGCCATAACAATCTCCTTTGTTTATTATTTAATCCGTCCAGGATGTTTGTGTGCCATTTTTGTACTGGTGTTAAAGATTAAAGTCAATTGTTCTGCCTTTTTGTGTGCACTCAATATGATTTTTTACATAAAAATCGTTAAAAATCTGTTCTGTGTAGCATAATTTGTTACATCAATTGTATTAGAATGTTGCCAGCCGTATAGTGGCGCAGAAATTTTTGGTTAAATCCTTATAAATTCGGGGCTAGAAACAAAGGTGAGGTGTTTTTTTTAGTCTCGTTGTTAACAAGAGTTTTACATTTAAATCGATTATATGTCGTGGAAGGTGTTAAATAAATGTTAACTTTTGTGGGGTTGAGGGCCAAAATTCGTTAATAACAATAAATGCTCAATGGAGCTGAGTGAGCAAGCCCGTGAAAGAAAGAAAGTCAAGACCTGTTAATTTAGATTTGCAGACCATTCGCTTTCCTATCACCGCAATCGCATCCATCCTGCATCGTGTATCTGGGGTGATTACGTTTGTCGCGATAGGCATACTGCTATGGCTACTATCCATTTCCCTGTCATCCCCTGTCGGATTCATGCAAGCGAGCGACATCGTCGATAGCTTTGTCGTGAAATTCGTGTTGTGGGGCATCCTAACTGCATTGGCCTACCACATTGCTGGCGGTATTCGTCATCTCATGATGGATCTTGGTCATTTTGAAGAGCTTGAATCTGGCGCCATGAGTGCCAAGGTTGCATTCGGCGCGACAGCCGTGCTTTCAGTTTTGGCGGGGATCTTAGTATGGTAAAACACGTTTCCTCATTTGGTCGTAACGGGGTACACGATTTCCTCCTGATCCGTGCTACGGCCATCATAATGACACTCTACACAATTTATCTGGTGAGCTTTTGTGCTTTCACGGATATTTCCTACGCATCCTGGACCCAATTTTTCGGTGGCACCTTCACTAAGGTTTTCACCATGCTGGCATTGGTCTGTGTGCTGATTCATGCCTGGATTGGTTTATGGCAGGTTCTGACTGACTACATCAAATGCGCTAAGTTGCGTGGTGGCCTTCAGTTAGCCGTTATTGCCGTGCTGTTCGGATATTTCTTCTCTGGTCTATTTGTGTTGTGGGGTGCGTAAGTGTCTATTCCAGTTCGTGAGTTTGACGCCGTTGTGATCGGCGCAGGTGGTGCAGGTATGCGCGCTGCACTACAAATTTCAGAGCAAGGCCTAACTTGTGCATTGCTATCAAAAGTGTTTCCTACTCGTTCTCATACCGTTTCAGCTCAGGGTGGTATTACGGTTGCACTAGGAAACTCACACAAAGACGATTGGCAGTGGCACATGTATGACACGGTCAAAGGTTCCGACTACATCGGTGACCAAAATGCCATTGAGTACATGTGTAAGAACGGCCCTGAGTCGGTGATTGAGCTAGAGAAGATGGGGTTGCCATTCTCTCGCTTTGAAAACGGATCAATCTATCAGCGTCCTTTTGGTGGCCAGTCAAAAGAGTTCGGTGGTGAGCAAGCGGCTCGTACTGCTGCTGCTGCTGACCGTACTGGTCACGCTCTGCTGCATACGCTTTATCAGCAAAACGTAAAACATAAGACCACTATTTTTTCAGAATGGTATGCGCTTGATCTAGTGAAAAACCAAGATGGCGCTATCTTAGGCTGTACAGCATTGTGCATGGAAACGGGCGAAATTTGTTATTTCAAAGCCAAAGCGACCGTATTAGCAACAGGCGGTGCAGGCCGTATTTATGCATCAACCACTAACGCACACATCAACACGGGCGATGGCGTGGGTATGGCACTGCGTGCTGGTGTTCCGATGCAAGATATGGAAATGTGGCAATTCCACCCAACGGGCATCGCTGGTGCAGGTGTTTTGGTGACGGAAGGTTGCCGTGGCGAGGGTGGTTACCTTCTCAATAAAGATGGTGAGCGTTTCATGGAACGTTATGCACCAAATGCCAAAGATTTGGCTGGCCGTGATGTGGTTGCTCGCTCAATGATGATCGAAATCCGTGAAGGTCGTGGTTGTGACGGCCCTTGGGGTCCACATATCAAGTTGAAGCTCGATCACTTGGGCAAAGATGTACTTGAATCGCGTCTGCCTGGTATCTGTGAGCTTTCTCGTACTTTCGCTCACGTCGATCCAGTGAAAGAGCCGATTCCGGTTATCCCAACCTGTCACTACATGATGGGTGGTGTACCAACTCAAGTTTCTGGTCAGGCGATTAAACAGCTGGCGGACGGCACTGACGTAGAGGTTCAGGGCTTGTTCGCGTGTGGTGAAATAGCTTCTGTATCGGTACACGGAGCGAACCGTTTAGGCGGTAACTCGCTACTCGATCTGGTGGTCTTTGGCCGTGCAACGGGTCTTCACTTAGGTGAAACGCTGGCAGCACAAGCAGAAGCACGCTCAGCGACCGCTTCTGACGTCGAAGCGTCACTTTCTCGCTACATGCGCTGGGAAAACAGCACGGGTGGCGAAGATCCGGTGCAAATCCGTAAAGACCTACAACGTTGCATGCAAAATAGCTTCTCGGTGTTCCGTGAAGGTGAAGCCATGGCGCAAGGTTTAGAAGAACTGAAAGTGATTCGCGAACGTTTGAAAAATGCCCATCTGTCAGACAAGTCTACCGAGTTCAACACGCAGCGTATTGAGTGCTTAGAACTGGATAACTTGATGGAAACGGCATTCTCAACGGCAGTGGCAGCAAACTACCGTACGGAAAGTCGTGGGGCTCACGCTCGTTTCGACTACCCAGATCGTGACGATGAAAACTGGCTATACCACTCTATCTATAATCCGGAAACTGAACAGATGACCAAACGCGACGTAAACATGTCTCCAGTTCATCGTGATGCTTTCCCACCGAAAGTACGTACATACTAAGGGAGGACTAAAAAATGAAATTGAACTTCTCTGTGTATCGTTACAATCCGGATATCGATAGCAAGCCGTACATGAAAGAGTACACGCTGGATGTGGAAGATGGCTCTGACATGATGGTGTTAGATGCGCTGATCCTATTGAAAGAGCAAGATCCAACGCTGGCATTTCGCCGCTCCTGCCGCGAAGGCGTGTGTGGTTCTGACGGTTTGAATATGAACGGCAAAAACGGCTTGGCGTGTATCACTCCGCTGTCGGCTTTGGGCAGTGGTAAGCTGATTATTCGACCACTACCGGGTTTGCCTGTAGTACGCGATCTTATCGTTGACATGACACAGTTCTACGACAACTATGCGAAAGTTAAGCCATTCTTGATCGATGACGGTGCGTTGCCACCTTCTCGCGAGAATCTGCAATCTCCAGAAGAGCGTGCGCATTTGGATGGTTTGTACGAATGTATCATGTGTGCATGTTGTACAACATCTTGCCCATCGTTCTGGTGGAACCCGGACAAATTTATCGGTCCAGCAGGTCTTTTGGCTGCATATCGTTGGTTGATTGATAGTCGCGATACTGCAACAGATGAACGTCTGTCCAATCTTGATGACGCATTTAGCGTTTTTCGTTGCCATGGC
The Vibrio navarrensis DNA segment above includes these coding regions:
- a CDS encoding DUF1853 family protein, with product MSSVTRFYQWITSSPSLFETRLPFVSVSHLNATVPNDIEPYQGNARLGFLYQYLCSKLLRQSTQYQIELEEVQLQSNGKTLGALDFLLLNRESGQFEHWEVAIKFYLLLDGKWYGPNAQDRLDKKLDHMLNHQLKMSSSTAFLQQYGQYQDSQPRLLMQGRLYINPFLPQDIPTHCLGYPINPNTIAGYWCFAHQWPQINQPLYELSKANWAAGGMAAADAPAVEKPQKRFIHAQSRNGQFWFIVPDNWPHG
- a CDS encoding Nif3-like dinuclear metal center hexameric protein, which gives rise to MNNLELEKILNDKLSASLIKDYCPNGLQVEGKAEIRKVITGVTASQALIEQAVEKGADAVLVHHGYFWKGEPEPIRGMKGNRIRTLMRHDINLLAYHLPLDIHPQLGNNAQLANLLDIEVEGGLEGHAQSVAMFGRLRQAMRAEAFADKITRTLSRQPLHIASERGQRIETIGWCTGGGQDFIELAAQRGLDAYLSGEISERTTYSAREMGIHYFSAGHHATERYGIKALGEWLTQEHGLDVEFIDIDNPV
- a CDS encoding citrate synthase translates to MADKKATLHIEGKAPIELPIMEGALGTPVIDVRTLGANGYFTFDPGFLATASCESQITYIDGGKGILLHRGFPIDQLANNADYLEVCYILLYGEAPTREEYEKFRTTVTRHTMVHEQIASFFHGFRRDAHPMAVMCGVVGALAAFYHDSLDINNDLHREITAYRLLSKMPTLAAMCYKYSIGQPFIYPRNDLTYAENFLHMMFANPCEEYEVNPVVARAMDKIFTLHADHEQNASTSTVRLAGSSGANPFACIAAGIASLWGPAHGGANEACLKMLEEIGSVDNIPMYVERAKDKDDPFRLMGFGHRVYKNYDPRATVMRETCHEVLKELNIKDPLLDVAMELERIALSDEYFVSKKLYPNVDFYSGIILKAIGIPVSMFTVIFAISRTIGWIAHWNEMHSDPLNRIGRPRQLYTGEEQRDFKPMHERQ
- the sdhC gene encoding succinate dehydrogenase cytochrome b556 subunit; translation: MSKPVKERKSRPVNLDLQTIRFPITAIASILHRVSGVITFVAIGILLWLLSISLSSPVGFMQASDIVDSFVVKFVLWGILTALAYHIAGGIRHLMMDLGHFEELESGAMSAKVAFGATAVLSVLAGILVW
- the sdhD gene encoding succinate dehydrogenase, hydrophobic membrane anchor protein, which gives rise to MVKHVSSFGRNGVHDFLLIRATAIIMTLYTIYLVSFCAFTDISYASWTQFFGGTFTKVFTMLALVCVLIHAWIGLWQVLTDYIKCAKLRGGLQLAVIAVLFGYFFSGLFVLWGA
- the sdhA gene encoding succinate dehydrogenase flavoprotein subunit, producing the protein MSIPVREFDAVVIGAGGAGMRAALQISEQGLTCALLSKVFPTRSHTVSAQGGITVALGNSHKDDWQWHMYDTVKGSDYIGDQNAIEYMCKNGPESVIELEKMGLPFSRFENGSIYQRPFGGQSKEFGGEQAARTAAAADRTGHALLHTLYQQNVKHKTTIFSEWYALDLVKNQDGAILGCTALCMETGEICYFKAKATVLATGGAGRIYASTTNAHINTGDGVGMALRAGVPMQDMEMWQFHPTGIAGAGVLVTEGCRGEGGYLLNKDGERFMERYAPNAKDLAGRDVVARSMMIEIREGRGCDGPWGPHIKLKLDHLGKDVLESRLPGICELSRTFAHVDPVKEPIPVIPTCHYMMGGVPTQVSGQAIKQLADGTDVEVQGLFACGEIASVSVHGANRLGGNSLLDLVVFGRATGLHLGETLAAQAEARSATASDVEASLSRYMRWENSTGGEDPVQIRKDLQRCMQNSFSVFREGEAMAQGLEELKVIRERLKNAHLSDKSTEFNTQRIECLELDNLMETAFSTAVAANYRTESRGAHARFDYPDRDDENWLYHSIYNPETEQMTKRDVNMSPVHRDAFPPKVRTY
- a CDS encoding succinate dehydrogenase iron-sulfur subunit, producing MKLNFSVYRYNPDIDSKPYMKEYTLDVEDGSDMMVLDALILLKEQDPTLAFRRSCREGVCGSDGLNMNGKNGLACITPLSALGSGKLIIRPLPGLPVVRDLIVDMTQFYDNYAKVKPFLIDDGALPPSRENLQSPEERAHLDGLYECIMCACCTTSCPSFWWNPDKFIGPAGLLAAYRWLIDSRDTATDERLSNLDDAFSVFRCHGIMNCVSVCPKGLNPTKAIGHIKTMLVNRSV